A single window of Methylobacterium nodulans ORS 2060 DNA harbors:
- a CDS encoding alpha/beta hydrolase: protein MPDDWRQMDRATLSAAYDNAGAVAGSAQKVAGWRERSAAFRQAHPDELDLAYGTQERQTLDLFRCGGADAPLLAFLHGGYWQRNAKEGFACMAEGPLARGLDVALIGYTLAPQATMTRIADEVGAALAFLRRHDGTRGTARRLVVSGWSAGGHLAALALSRGQADAGLAISGIFDLAPIRGTILNDALSLTAEEIDALSPIRHLPAASGPLVVAYGAEELPELRRQSAEYHAAWSAAGLRGSLLRLASHDHFSVLGELMRPDGALTEATVALARG from the coding sequence ATGCCTGACGACTGGCGGCAGATGGACCGCGCCACCTTGAGCGCGGCTTACGACAATGCGGGAGCGGTGGCGGGGAGCGCGCAGAAAGTGGCCGGCTGGCGAGAGCGCAGCGCCGCCTTCCGGCAGGCGCATCCGGACGAGCTCGACCTCGCCTACGGGACGCAGGAGCGCCAGACGCTCGACCTCTTCCGTTGCGGTGGCGCCGATGCGCCGCTGCTGGCCTTCCTGCACGGGGGCTATTGGCAGAGGAATGCCAAGGAGGGGTTTGCCTGCATGGCCGAGGGCCCGCTCGCCCGCGGGCTCGACGTGGCACTGATCGGCTACACGCTCGCACCCCAGGCGACGATGACGCGCATCGCCGACGAGGTCGGCGCGGCCCTTGCCTTCCTGCGCCGCCATGATGGGACGCGCGGGACGGCGCGGCGCCTCGTGGTCTCGGGCTGGTCGGCGGGAGGCCATCTTGCGGCGCTCGCCCTGTCGCGCGGGCAGGCCGATGCGGGCCTCGCCATCAGCGGCATCTTCGACCTCGCGCCGATCCGCGGCACGATTCTCAACGACGCCCTGAGCCTCACGGCGGAGGAGATCGACGCGCTCTCGCCGATCCGCCACCTCCCCGCCGCATCCGGCCCGCTCGTGGTCGCCTACGGGGCGGAGGAGTTGCCGGAGCTTCGCCGCCAATCGGCGGAGTACCACGCGGCCTGGAGCGCGGCGGGCCTCAGGGGTTCGCTCCTGCGGCTCGCCAGCCATGACCATTTCTCGGTGCTGGGGGAACTCATGCGGCCGGACGGAGCGCTCACCGAGGCGACGGTGGCGCTCGCGCGAGGCTGA
- the rpe gene encoding ribulose-phosphate 3-epimerase — protein sequence MTRPIVIAPSILSADFARLGEEVRAVVAAGADWIHVDVMDGHFVPNITIGPDVVKALRPHTDAHFDVHLMIAPADPYLEAFAKAGADTITVHAEAGPHLHRTLQTIRALGKRAGVAINPGTPAASVEPVLDLADLVLCMTVNPGFGGQSFIPSVCETVSRVRAMVGGRDIDIEVDGGITAETAPAVVRAGANALVAGSATFRGGRDAYAPNIAAIRQAAEDARGAWV from the coding sequence ATGACCCGTCCCATCGTCATCGCTCCGTCGATCCTCTCGGCCGATTTCGCGCGGCTCGGCGAGGAGGTCCGCGCCGTCGTCGCGGCCGGCGCGGACTGGATCCATGTCGACGTGATGGACGGGCATTTCGTGCCCAACATCACCATCGGGCCGGACGTCGTGAAGGCCCTGCGCCCGCACACGGACGCGCATTTCGACGTCCACCTGATGATCGCGCCGGCCGACCCGTACCTGGAGGCCTTCGCCAAGGCGGGCGCCGACACCATCACGGTCCATGCCGAGGCCGGTCCCCACCTCCACCGCACGCTCCAGACCATCCGGGCGCTCGGCAAGCGCGCGGGCGTGGCGATCAATCCCGGCACGCCGGCCGCTTCGGTCGAGCCCGTGCTCGATCTGGCCGATCTCGTGCTCTGCATGACGGTGAATCCCGGCTTCGGCGGCCAGAGCTTCATTCCGTCGGTCTGCGAGACGGTCTCCCGCGTGCGCGCGATGGTGGGCGGACGCGACATCGACATCGAGGTCGATGGCGGCATCACCGCCGAGACGGCGCCGGCCGTGGTCCGGGCCGGCGCCAACGCTCTGGTTGCGGGCTCCGCCACCTTCCGGGGCGGGCGCGACGCCTATGCGCCCAACATCGCGGCGATCCGTCAGGCGGCGGAGGACGCGCGCGGCGCCTGGGTCTGA
- the infA gene encoding translation initiation factor IF-1 has product MAKEELMQFEGLVLEILPDARYRVQLDQGHEIVAYTAGKMKKNRIKTLAGDRVTVEMSPYDLEKGRLVFRHKDERSSGPRPPFRGGSQFRRR; this is encoded by the coding sequence ATGGCGAAGGAAGAGTTGATGCAGTTCGAGGGTCTCGTGCTGGAGATCCTGCCGGACGCGCGCTACCGCGTGCAGCTCGACCAGGGTCACGAGATCGTGGCCTACACGGCCGGCAAGATGAAGAAGAACCGCATCAAGACTCTGGCCGGCGACCGCGTCACCGTCGAGATGTCGCCCTACGACCTGGAGAAGGGGCGTCTGGTGTTCCGGCACAAGGACGAGCGTTCGTCCGGTCCGCGCCCTCCGTTCCGCGGCGGCAGCCAGTTCCGCCGGCGCTGA
- a CDS encoding branched-chain amino acid ABC transporter substrate-binding protein: MKRMLLPGLVLAAGLAWAGSAQAQIKLAVAGPITGPNAAFGAQLKNGATQAVEDINKAGGILGKKIEIVIYDDASDPKQGVSVASKAGSEKVVAVVGHFNSGVSIPASEVYAESGIVEITPASTNPKFTDRKLWNTFRTCGRDDQQGAVAGAYLAQHFKGKNIAIVHDKTPYGRGLADETLKALKAKGGKEVLFEGINPGEKDYSALVSKLKQAKADVVYYGGLHTEAGLIVRQMHDQGLNAPLMSGDGITDKEFAQIAGPGADGTLMTFSPDARKNPNAKDVVAAFKAKNIDPEAYTLYSYAAVQILKTAMEDAKSTDGKKVAEVMRSGKTFKTVIGDISYDKKGDITRPDYVMYMWKKGPDGRIDYTGNELTQ, encoded by the coding sequence ATGAAACGCATGCTGTTGCCCGGCCTCGTCCTGGCGGCCGGGCTTGCCTGGGCGGGTTCGGCTCAGGCGCAGATCAAGCTCGCGGTCGCGGGCCCGATCACCGGCCCCAACGCCGCCTTCGGCGCCCAGCTCAAGAACGGCGCCACCCAGGCCGTGGAGGACATCAACAAGGCAGGCGGCATCCTGGGCAAGAAGATCGAGATCGTCATCTACGACGACGCCTCCGACCCGAAGCAGGGCGTCTCGGTCGCCAGCAAGGCCGGCAGCGAGAAGGTCGTCGCCGTGGTCGGCCACTTCAACTCGGGCGTGTCGATCCCGGCCTCGGAGGTCTACGCGGAATCCGGCATCGTCGAGATCACGCCCGCCTCGACCAACCCGAAATTCACCGACCGCAAGCTCTGGAACACGTTCCGCACCTGCGGCCGCGACGACCAGCAGGGCGCGGTGGCGGGCGCCTATCTCGCCCAGCATTTCAAGGGCAAGAACATCGCCATCGTGCATGACAAGACCCCCTACGGCCGCGGCCTCGCGGACGAGACGCTCAAGGCCCTCAAGGCCAAGGGCGGCAAGGAGGTGCTGTTCGAGGGCATCAACCCGGGCGAGAAGGACTATTCGGCCCTCGTCTCCAAGCTCAAGCAGGCCAAGGCGGACGTCGTCTATTACGGCGGCCTGCACACCGAGGCCGGCCTGATCGTGCGCCAGATGCACGACCAGGGCCTCAACGCGCCCCTGATGAGCGGCGACGGCATCACCGACAAGGAATTCGCCCAGATCGCCGGCCCCGGCGCCGACGGCACCCTGATGACCTTCTCGCCCGACGCCCGCAAGAACCCGAACGCCAAGGACGTGGTGGCGGCCTTCAAGGCCAAGAACATCGATCCGGAGGCCTACACCCTCTACTCCTATGCCGCCGTTCAGATTCTGAAGACCGCCATGGAGGACGCGAAGTCGACCGACGGCAAGAAGGTCGCCGAGGTGATGCGCTCGGGCAAGACCTTCAAGACTGTGATCGGCGACATCTCCTACGACAAGAAGGGCGACATCACCCGGCCCGACTACGTGATGTACATGTGGAAGAAGGGCCCTGACGGCCGTATCGACTACACGGGCAACGAGCTCACCCAGTAA
- a CDS encoding DUF6867 family protein: MQGILYEESTVWLFLLVTVVMGGWAAWMTARGIALGWRPYWQVVLALGLLGLAVRFIHFALFEGTMLSPHYYLVDTLVLLLIGSVGYRATRARQMTTQYRWLYERTGPLTWREKPWREKPSAGA; this comes from the coding sequence ATGCAGGGCATCCTCTACGAGGAGAGCACGGTGTGGCTCTTCCTCCTCGTCACGGTGGTGATGGGTGGCTGGGCCGCCTGGATGACGGCGCGCGGCATCGCGCTCGGCTGGCGCCCCTACTGGCAGGTGGTGCTGGCCTTGGGCTTGCTCGGGCTGGCGGTGCGCTTCATCCACTTCGCCCTGTTCGAGGGCACGATGCTGTCGCCGCACTACTACCTGGTCGACACGCTGGTGCTGCTCCTCATCGGCTCGGTCGGGTACCGCGCCACCCGCGCCCGCCAGATGACCACGCAGTATCGCTGGCTCTACGAGCGCACCGGCCCGCTGACTTGGCGCGAGAAACCCTGGCGCGAGAAACCGTCCGCGGGCGCGTGA
- a CDS encoding ABC transporter ATP-binding protein, whose amino-acid sequence MSAEALRTDTPRARTAGARAPLLSVRGVKTYYGNIIALKGVDLDVNEGEIVTLIGANGAGKSTLMMTIFGNPRAREGSITYAGQDITRMPTHEIARLNLAQSPEGRRIFPRMTVYENLQMGAAVNGGAHFAQDLERVCTLFPRLKERLHQRGGTMSGGEQQMLAIARALMSRPRLLLLDEPSLGLAPLIVKQIFSVIKDLNERDGMTVFLVEQNAYHALKLAHRGYVMVTGTITMSGSGQELLDDPSVKAAYLEGGRH is encoded by the coding sequence ATGAGCGCGGAGGCCCTTCGGACCGACACCCCGCGCGCCCGGACCGCCGGCGCCCGCGCGCCGCTCCTCAGCGTGCGCGGGGTGAAGACCTATTACGGCAACATCATCGCGCTCAAAGGCGTCGACCTCGACGTGAACGAGGGCGAGATCGTCACCCTGATCGGCGCGAACGGGGCGGGCAAGTCCACCCTGATGATGACGATCTTCGGCAACCCGCGGGCGCGGGAGGGCAGCATCACCTATGCGGGCCAGGACATCACCCGGATGCCCACCCACGAGATCGCCCGCCTCAACCTCGCCCAGTCGCCGGAGGGGCGGCGCATCTTCCCGCGCATGACCGTCTACGAGAACCTGCAGATGGGCGCGGCGGTCAATGGCGGCGCGCATTTCGCGCAGGATCTGGAGCGGGTCTGCACCCTGTTCCCGCGCCTCAAGGAGCGCCTGCACCAGCGCGGCGGCACCATGTCGGGGGGCGAGCAGCAGATGCTCGCCATCGCCCGCGCGCTGATGAGCCGGCCGCGGCTCCTCCTGCTCGACGAGCCCTCGCTCGGCCTCGCGCCGCTCATCGTCAAGCAGATCTTCTCCGTCATCAAGGACCTCAACGAGCGCGACGGGATGACGGTCTTCCTGGTGGAGCAGAACGCCTACCACGCGCTCAAGCTCGCCCATCGCGGCTACGTCATGGTGACCGGGACCATAACCATGAGCGGCAGCGGCCAGGAACTCCTCGACGACCCGTCCGTGAAGGCGGCCTATCTCGAAGGGGGCCGGCACTGA
- a CDS encoding LysE family translocator yields MTFAIWAAFAGASAILLVIPGPTILLVVSYALGGGLRAALPAATGVALGDLTAMTLSMLGLGALLAASATLFTALKWLGAAYLVWLGVKLWRAGGRLEAPPRSGAPALRMAAHAWLVTALNPKSLTFFIAFLPQFLDPQGDLLIQMAIFEATFVTLAFLNALGYALLAARARGLFARAESLRLFNRIGGSLLVGASLATARSAP; encoded by the coding sequence ATGACATTCGCGATCTGGGCCGCCTTCGCGGGCGCCTCCGCGATCCTGCTGGTGATCCCGGGCCCGACGATCCTGCTCGTCGTGTCCTATGCCCTCGGCGGCGGCCTGCGCGCCGCCCTGCCCGCGGCGACCGGGGTCGCGCTCGGCGACCTCACGGCCATGACCCTGTCGATGCTGGGGCTCGGCGCGCTGCTCGCCGCCTCCGCCACGCTGTTCACGGCGCTCAAATGGCTCGGCGCCGCCTACCTGGTCTGGCTCGGCGTGAAGCTGTGGCGGGCCGGCGGGCGGCTCGAAGCCCCGCCCCGCTCCGGCGCCCCGGCGCTGCGGATGGCGGCCCATGCCTGGCTCGTTACGGCGCTCAACCCCAAGAGCCTGACCTTCTTCATCGCCTTCCTGCCCCAGTTTCTCGATCCGCAAGGGGACCTCCTGATTCAGATGGCGATCTTCGAGGCGACCTTCGTCACCCTCGCCTTCCTCAATGCGCTCGGCTACGCGCTCCTCGCCGCGCGGGCGCGGGGCCTGTTCGCCCGGGCGGAAAGCCTGCGCCTGTTCAACCGGATCGGCGGCAGCCTGCTCGTCGGGGCCAGCCTCGCGACCGCGAGGAGCGCCCCATGA
- a CDS encoding ABC transporter ATP-binding protein has protein sequence MGALASPRLADPVLRVEHLTMRFGGLVAVNDLSFLVGRGDITGLIGPNGAGKTTVFNCITGFYKPTEGMMTLRHRDGPQYLLERLPGYAVNRRAHVARTFQNIRLFTGMTVLENLLVAQHNPLMHASGFTLAGLLGLPGYRKAQGAAVEKAVGWLSRINLLHRADDPAGDLPYGDQRRLEIARAMCTDPVLLCLDEPAAGLNPRESRELNALLRAIRDDFDTSVLLIEHDMSVVMEISDHVVVLDYGTKIADGTPAEVQTDQSVIAAYLGVEDEEVEAVEAEVGV, from the coding sequence ATGGGCGCCCTCGCCTCCCCCCGCCTCGCCGACCCGGTGCTGAGGGTCGAGCACCTGACCATGCGCTTCGGCGGCCTCGTCGCCGTGAACGACCTCTCTTTCCTGGTCGGGCGCGGCGACATCACCGGGCTGATCGGCCCCAACGGCGCCGGCAAGACCACGGTCTTCAACTGCATCACCGGCTTCTACAAGCCGACCGAAGGCATGATGACGCTGCGCCACCGGGACGGGCCGCAGTATCTGCTGGAGCGCCTGCCCGGCTACGCGGTGAACCGGCGCGCCCACGTCGCCCGCACCTTCCAGAACATCCGCCTGTTCACCGGCATGACGGTGCTGGAGAACCTGCTCGTCGCTCAGCACAACCCGCTGATGCACGCCTCCGGGTTCACGCTCGCGGGCCTGCTCGGGCTGCCGGGCTACCGCAAGGCGCAAGGGGCGGCGGTCGAGAAGGCGGTGGGGTGGCTCTCCCGCATCAATCTCCTGCACCGGGCCGACGATCCGGCGGGCGACCTGCCCTATGGCGACCAGCGCCGGCTGGAGATCGCCCGGGCCATGTGCACCGATCCGGTGCTGCTCTGCCTCGACGAGCCGGCGGCGGGCCTCAACCCGCGCGAATCCCGCGAGCTCAACGCCCTGCTGCGGGCGATCCGGGACGATTTCGACACCTCGGTGCTGCTCATCGAGCACGACATGTCGGTGGTGATGGAGATCTCCGACCACGTCGTGGTGCTCGATTACGGCACCAAGATCGCGGACGGCACGCCCGCCGAGGTGCAGACCGACCAGAGCGTCATCGCTGCCTATCTGGGCGTCGAGGACGAGGAGGTCGAGGCGGTCGAGGCGGAGGTAGGGGTATGA
- the livM gene encoding high-affinity branched-chain amino acid ABC transporter permease LivM, protein MSVPAPAPALTAAPAARPALDLPAIVKDAALFALVTFGLCVPIVSYRTDLGGEGGALSLTPRWGLVAILCGLVFAARLAQRIVLANRDVRRALTPSPRQATEAVDATPNAAQKISGLALPVFLGVALAFPLLVVLGTGGLSESRYWVDLGILILTYVMLGWGLNIVVGLAGLLDLGYVAFYAVGAYTYALLSTTFDLSFWICLPLAGLFAACWGMILGFPVLRLRGDYLAIVTLAFGEIIRLVLINWSDLSGGAAGVSSIPRVTFFGVPFTADEDGFAARFGITFDPMHRVVFLYYLILTLALVTNLVTLRLRRLPLGRAWEALREDEIACRSLGINTTNTKLTAFALGAMFGGIAGSFFAVRQGFVSPESFNFLESAIILAIVVLGGMGSQIGVAIAAVAMVGGPELLRNLGFLRAVFGEGFDPSEYRLLLFGLAMVLMMIWRPRGLISERAPSVVLKERKAIAGSLVKEGHG, encoded by the coding sequence ATGAGCGTCCCCGCCCCCGCCCCCGCCCTCACAGCGGCTCCCGCCGCCCGCCCCGCCCTCGACCTTCCGGCCATCGTCAAGGATGCGGCGCTCTTCGCGCTCGTGACCTTCGGCCTCTGCGTGCCGATCGTCAGCTACCGCACCGATCTCGGCGGGGAAGGCGGCGCGCTCAGCCTCACGCCCCGCTGGGGCCTGGTGGCGATCCTGTGCGGCCTCGTCTTCGCGGCCCGCCTCGCGCAGCGCATCGTGCTGGCGAACCGCGACGTCCGCCGCGCGCTCACCCCCTCGCCCCGGCAGGCCACCGAGGCCGTCGATGCGACGCCGAATGCGGCCCAGAAGATCTCCGGCCTCGCGCTTCCGGTCTTCCTGGGCGTGGCGCTGGCCTTCCCGCTTCTCGTCGTGCTCGGCACCGGCGGCCTGTCGGAGTCGCGCTACTGGGTCGACCTCGGCATCCTGATCCTGACCTACGTGATGCTGGGCTGGGGGCTCAACATCGTGGTGGGCCTCGCGGGCCTCCTCGATCTCGGCTACGTCGCCTTCTATGCGGTCGGCGCCTATACCTACGCCCTGCTCTCGACCACCTTCGACCTCTCCTTCTGGATCTGCCTGCCGCTGGCCGGCCTGTTCGCCGCCTGCTGGGGCATGATCCTGGGCTTCCCGGTCCTGCGGCTTCGCGGCGACTACCTCGCCATCGTGACGCTGGCCTTCGGGGAGATCATCCGCCTCGTCCTCATCAACTGGTCGGATCTGTCGGGCGGCGCCGCCGGCGTCTCGTCGATCCCGCGGGTGACCTTCTTCGGCGTGCCCTTCACCGCGGACGAGGACGGCTTCGCGGCGCGGTTCGGGATCACGTTCGACCCGATGCACCGGGTGGTGTTCCTCTACTACCTGATCCTCACGCTCGCGCTCGTCACCAACCTCGTGACCCTGCGCCTGCGGCGCCTGCCCCTCGGACGGGCCTGGGAGGCCCTGCGCGAGGACGAGATCGCCTGCCGCTCGCTCGGCATCAACACCACCAACACCAAGCTCACGGCCTTCGCGCTCGGCGCGATGTTCGGCGGCATCGCGGGCTCCTTCTTCGCGGTCCGGCAGGGCTTCGTGAGCCCCGAGAGCTTCAACTTCCTGGAGAGCGCGATCATTCTCGCCATCGTGGTGCTCGGCGGCATGGGCTCGCAGATCGGCGTGGCCATCGCCGCCGTCGCGATGGTCGGCGGGCCGGAACTGCTGCGCAACCTCGGCTTCCTCAGGGCCGTGTTCGGCGAGGGCTTCGACCCGAGCGAGTACCGCCTGCTGCTCTTCGGCCTCGCCATGGTGCTGATGATGATCTGGCGTCCCCGCGGCCTGATCTCCGAGCGCGCGCCCTCCGTGGTGCTCAAGGAGCGCAAGGCCATCGCGGGCTCCCTCGTGAAGGAGGGGCACGGCTGA
- a CDS encoding branched-chain amino acid ABC transporter permease translates to MEVFAQQLINGLTLGSIYGLIAIGYTMVFGIIGMINFAHGDVFMLSAFIALIVFLILTTVLGIGSVVLALILVMIVAMALTALWGWSIERIAYRPLRGSFRLAPLISAIGVSIFLSNFVQVVQGARNKPTPPMMRDVIVLWTGENGYAVALSYKQIIIMLVTGVMLLGFWYLVQHTSLGRAQRACEQDRKMAALLGIDVDRTISLTFVLGAALAAVAGTMYLLYYGVVSFSDGFVPGVKAFTAAVLGGIGSLPGAVLGGLIIGLIETFWSAYFSIEYKDVAAFSILAIVLIFMPSGILGRPEVEKV, encoded by the coding sequence ATGGAGGTGTTCGCGCAGCAGCTCATCAACGGGCTGACGCTCGGGTCGATCTACGGCCTCATCGCCATCGGCTATACGATGGTCTTCGGCATCATCGGCATGATCAACTTCGCGCATGGCGACGTGTTCATGCTCTCGGCCTTCATCGCGCTGATCGTCTTCCTGATCCTGACCACGGTGCTCGGCATCGGCTCGGTGGTGCTGGCGCTGATCCTGGTGATGATCGTCGCCATGGCGCTCACCGCCCTGTGGGGCTGGTCGATCGAGCGGATCGCCTACCGCCCCCTGCGCGGCTCCTTCCGCCTCGCGCCGCTGATCTCGGCCATCGGGGTCTCGATCTTCCTGTCGAACTTCGTGCAGGTGGTGCAGGGCGCGCGCAACAAGCCCACCCCGCCGATGATGCGCGACGTCATCGTGCTCTGGACGGGCGAGAACGGCTACGCGGTCGCCCTCTCCTACAAGCAGATCATCATCATGCTGGTCACGGGCGTGATGCTCTTGGGCTTCTGGTACCTCGTGCAGCACACCTCCCTCGGCCGCGCGCAGCGCGCCTGCGAGCAGGACCGCAAGATGGCGGCGCTGCTCGGCATCGACGTCGACCGCACCATCTCGCTCACCTTCGTGCTCGGGGCCGCTCTCGCGGCGGTCGCCGGCACCATGTACCTGCTCTACTACGGGGTCGTGTCCTTCTCGGACGGCTTCGTGCCCGGCGTGAAGGCCTTCACGGCCGCGGTGCTCGGGGGCATCGGCAGCCTGCCGGGGGCGGTGCTCGGCGGGCTCATCATCGGCCTGATCGAGACCTTCTGGTCGGCCTACTTCTCCATCGAATACAAGGACGTGGCGGCTTTCTCGATCCTCGCCATCGTGCTCATCTTCATGCCCTCCGGCATCCTCGGCCGGCCCGAGGTCGAGAAGGTCTGA
- a CDS encoding CoxG family protein, translated as MAMTMSGEVVLPADQQTVWEKLNDPEVLKRCIPGCESLEKVGENELQASAKVAVGPVKATFKGKVMLSDIDPPNGYRISGEGQGGVAGFAKGGAAVRLEPVEGGQTKMTYDVDASVGGKLAQLGGRLINGVAKKYADGFFDTFAKEVQGGQPSA; from the coding sequence ATGGCGATGACGATGAGCGGCGAGGTGGTGCTGCCCGCCGATCAGCAGACGGTGTGGGAGAAGCTGAACGATCCGGAGGTGCTCAAGCGCTGCATCCCGGGCTGCGAGAGCCTCGAGAAGGTCGGCGAGAACGAGCTGCAGGCCTCCGCCAAGGTCGCGGTCGGTCCCGTGAAGGCGACCTTCAAGGGCAAGGTCATGCTCTCCGACATCGATCCGCCGAACGGCTACCGCATCTCGGGCGAGGGGCAGGGCGGCGTCGCAGGCTTCGCCAAGGGCGGCGCGGCGGTGAGGCTCGAGCCGGTCGAGGGCGGCCAGACCAAGATGACCTATGACGTGGATGCGAGCGTCGGCGGCAAGCTGGCCCAGCTCGGCGGCCGCCTGATCAACGGCGTGGCCAAGAAATACGCGGACGGGTTCTTCGACACCTTCGCCAAGGAGGTCCAGGGCGGGCAGCCTTCCGCGTAA
- a CDS encoding (2Fe-2S)-binding protein, with product MSSVSLTVNGRAVTADIEPRTLLVQLLRDGLRLTGTHVGCDTSQCGACVVHLDGQAVKSCTVLAVQADGREVTTIEGLAGPGGALHPMQAAFREHHGLQCGYCTPGMIMTAVDLVRRKGHALDEATIRHELEGNLCRCTGYHNIVKAIAAGAAAMGGEPPLRQAAQ from the coding sequence ATGAGCTCCGTCAGCCTGACGGTGAACGGCAGGGCCGTGACCGCCGACATCGAGCCGCGCACGCTTCTCGTCCAGCTCCTGCGGGACGGCTTACGCCTCACCGGCACCCATGTCGGCTGCGACACTAGCCAGTGCGGCGCCTGCGTGGTGCATCTGGACGGACAGGCGGTGAAATCGTGCACGGTGCTCGCCGTCCAGGCGGACGGCCGGGAGGTGACGACGATCGAGGGGCTGGCGGGGCCCGGCGGGGCGCTCCATCCGATGCAGGCGGCCTTCCGCGAGCATCACGGCCTGCAATGCGGCTATTGCACGCCCGGCATGATCATGACCGCCGTCGATCTCGTGCGCCGCAAGGGCCATGCCCTCGACGAGGCCACCATCCGGCACGAGCTCGAGGGCAATCTCTGCCGCTGCACGGGCTATCACAATATCGTCAAGGCGATCGCCGCCGGCGCCGCCGCCATGGGAGGGGAACCGCCCCTGCGCCAGGCTGCGCAGTAG